ATGCCacagtaatttttcagcatGAATAACATCTACTAACAGCAGATGGCTgtgtaatttcgttttttactTGATGAAACCCTGCCTGAAACTGCAGAGGAGATTATAAATGCAAGTTGAGAAAAGGCCATGAAAAGACCTTGAATTTATGAGCGGCTACAGGGAGATATAAATGCAGTCACATTTTCATTAACAgctgcaaaaatttgacatgTCCCACCAAATCTGGATCTGAACTAAATATTGAAGGAGTACATCCATTAACATATATTCTCCGGTAATCAGTTTATCCACAAAAAAGTGAATCATTACAAAGCTGATCCAATAGTTCCCGCTAGCACAGAATAGGAACAGAATTTTGTTGGGGCTACAAAAGAGGCGAGACGAACTTTGCCACGAAGATGCATTTTATGTGAAGATCCTCGGTTAAGGTATGTTGACGATTACTCATTAATAAAAACtaatgagaaaaattagcacaCACCAAGGAATACATAGCTCCAATATTTTGTTCAGATCTAGTTGTGGTGGAACGTACCAAAATTGGAAAATGGCCCTCtgtcaaatgcgttgaaacttcagtatgttgtgcagcatgtcatcgtgaacaaaagttcctataggccaaacaagatcccatgtgcggttttcgagatattcgccgttttatgtgcgtaaccggaggtttcgcgcgctcccgccggagccataccattgtgcggcgccgctcgtgcccttccctcccagtcactctccgctgccccgccgcccatacctcggctcctctatcgctccaactacgacgctcacgaggctgcgcccatcattaccggaccgcgcccgcacgccgtcttcttacgcggcctcttcttcggccatgtcgcctctttttctcatcgatcctttctctaagtcttcagaaacgtttaagaagtccatttttactaaacatgataatgctagtatcacaaataatacaaaaagagaggaaaaacaaatgataatccatgcgaaagtacgtaggagggttggaatgcctaagagacgttaaataaaacgaactttttttttattttcttccctcttcctttctttcttttttttcttcatttttctcatgtggaagcagtgaaagtaacttctgtcggaagatgatgttgatgttttttctttttttttttttctttcaataatgacgtGGCGGAGGTTGAGGGTAAattagtcggctgacgatgcccaagtaggaattaagtttgctttagtcttgacttagctgaaccgcaccaatggaggaggagagagggatcattaataactgaactcaaggaagagagatgtccatttaggcgtaaatggtcacatcttaagtcgctccaacttgcagcaccaccttatcagccatcttattatctGCTGATCGTATCCTCTAATCAGATCGTACATCCAAGACGAACTCCATagagatgatgaaaaagagTTGCAGGTCGACCGTAACATTCATGCGCGTACGGGGCCTTTTGTCAGCTAAGTCAAGACTAAAGCAAACTTAATTCCTActtgggcatcgtcagccgactaattaccctcaacctccgccacgtcattattgaaagaaaaaaaaaaaaagaaaaaacatcaacatcatcttccgacagaagttactttcactgcttccacatgagaaaaatgaagaaaaaaaagaaagaaaggaagagggaagaaaataaaaaaaagttcgttttatttaacgtctcttaggcattccaaccctcctacgtactttcgcatggattatcatttgtttttcctctctttttgtattatttgtgatacTAGCAtcatcatgtttagtaaaaatggacttcttaaacgtttctgaagacttagagaaaggatcgatgagaaaaagaggcgacatggccgaagaagaggccgcgtaagaagacggcgtgcgggcgcggtccggtaatgatgggcgcagcctcgtgagcgtcgtagttggagcgatagaggagccgaggtatgggcggcggggcagcggagagtgactgggagggaagggcacgagcggcgccgcacaatggtatggctccggcgggagcgcgcgaaacctccggttacgcacataaaacggcgaatatctcgaaaaccgcacatgggatcttgtttggcctataggaacttttgttcacgatgacatgctgcacaacatactTTTGAGGACGTCAATGAAAATTGCACTATCGCAAGGCTCAAACACAGTAGGACCTCAAATTTATGAAAGGTTATAGCCTCTCATAAATTTGAgatctttttctcttttctttgcGAGATTTGGTGATCATTTCTAAAGAAAACAACGCCAGCCCCCGATTAGGCAAAAATTATACCCCTGATTATGAAAAATTAGCATCTTACAACAAGTGCTGTGACATACCGATTTCCAGTATCTAAGCTTGGAGGTATTGTAGGAGTTGTAGAAACATCATCTGAAACAAGCAGACAGAATTTAGTTAACAAaggaaatgaacaaaaatgtgGAGAAACAAAATGATGGATTCgaacatgaaagaaaattttgatctAGAAGGATGATCCAAAGAATTTATTAAAGTTAGAATTTTTGGCCAACAAGAATGACTTTTTAAGATACTATAATTTCTGTGATAGATGATCCAGGTACACTGATCTACTACGGAAGTCGCTGTATGAGCCGTCatacgttgctaaatttccgttgaaaaacaagcattttttGGAAATCTTGTGAAAATTagtcttccaaattttcagaggattttgccTTACTGCTAGTCCACCTCCATTACAAATTGGCTCCAGACTTACAAATCAGCACTGTTGCTGCGATGATTCATTTGTATTGTAATTGTTATTTTTGTGTGAGTAAACTTCAAGATGCCATATGTGCCATTGTGGTGCCATGAGTGTCATACCTCCCAAAAATCCCATTAACGGCTAAGCAACAATCCATATAAAAAGCTATGTTGacggaaattttatgaaaaaaaaaaaaatgtctcgtcaaattttaattagTCTTGTGTCCTGAAGTTAAAATTGTGCTTCGATGTCTTTTATAGGTCCTTTAAAAAGACGATCATTGCATTATTTTTGAGATGacttaaatttgtattttttgcgcTACCAATTTCAAGACAATGACCCTAAATCCAAATGTCAGGACGTTTTgcattcttctttcttttgggCTCAAACAATACATTGATGAAGGCTTTAGATTTTCgtcttttttaatcattttacagTCAATATGTTTCATAATTAGTGATGCTTGCATCTCACTTGATGTTCAGAGCTTTCTTTCTGAtacaagtttaaaattttactcatgATGAAAGTGCAGGAAATTTAGAGAAACTGAGCAAGCTCAAATTCATTACCTCTTGAACTGACTGCTTTGAATCGCTCTTCCTTCTGACTTTCAGGAAATCTTCTGACTATCCCATCGATAATATTATCAATCGTTGGACATCTGCAGTGTGACGTGATTAAGCAACGGCAGAGGGGACAATTTTTCTGCTCTTTTTTCCATTCCATCAGACAGAACAGACAAATGATATGTCCACAGTTGATTATCCTTggctgaaaaaagaagagaaatgtgAGTTATTtctatttcatcaaaaattaagaAGGAATTATCATGGTATTGATTGCTGCTTGACATGACATGGAGTGCTGGGCTTCTCTCCTACAATCATACTGAACCAAACCTCCTTATTGtggttctgaaatttttagtgaaatatgTGTATTCATTGTCTAGTGAAGTTTTGACGAGACAGGAAAATTGGAACTTGGAAAGGCTCTCAttataaaactggaaaaaaagtaaggCATTGCAAATTAAGGAATCCGcaacaccccctccctccctaaAGTGCTAGACATCATTAATGAGAAGTTCCTGAATGTATCTAGGGCTAAACTCGGATAACTCATACCTGAGTTTTAGAGTTTCTCAACTATTATTTTttgtctatttatttatttttttttcaataataataaGCGATTTTCATGGGTAGGAATTcttacagaatatttttcgagtAGAGAGGACACATCATAgacatatcgacagtgtaagatggcaatcacataactcggtttgcgacgtcgcagacttcctgtcatactttattttttaaacggaaatctactcaacagcaattctttaaaactgccgtgatttttcttctctgtgcgaagaaaattctgcataaactctaaggaatgatgccaatttgttctcctgtaaaaaaataacatagaggcagagattttcagacactgcaaacaagaTGTGTGATtccggacttacgccgtcgatattcaAGAAATTGCTTTTATTAGTTTTCTagtcaaaaatgaagaatggaCTTTAAGTTCAGCCATCAATTTGATACTTCTAAAATTGAAACGTTATAACTTTCAAGACTGGCAAAACACAAGAAAACTGGTAACCAAGGCTGAAAGGCTTTAAAGCTAGTttttaagagaggaaattttaccTGGATGAAAAGCTCATTACAAATGGAACACTGCAATTCCTTCACACTGTAGTTGAGGAAGTCGGTCATTTTTGTCTCCATTTGTCCTCAAAGCCTGCATGTAAAtctgaaaataaaggaaaaatcataaaatttcttgaaaattctacAAAGTATTTCTCATTGTTCTAAAGGTCCTTGTTCTAAAATTACATCTTACTTTGAAGTATCttcaactggaaaaaaacaccaCTAGGGTTGATGATTTTGCTTTAATGAGTGAAAACTTTGATCatcttttccctttttccccctttttttcttgaaaaaatttcttgttcgatttttttgttcaaatgcTTCATATCTATGACAagagtgcaaaaccacatatctctattgaggtgtttcaaaatgtttgctcctatttttaaagagaagaggaattaggaaaattttcaagaaattatatcAAATAGTTTTccagggaaaaaaaaagaatgatagaGTCTGCAATGTCACaattggagatacgtggttttgaactttggccattgatattcTACTAATGAAGGATTAAATATCTTAGCAACCTGgtcaattataaataaataaataaataaataaaaagtaaaaattgttgtACCAATGTTGATTCAGAAaagtatttttgagaattttaacagCATGAACTAAGTCAAAGACAGGTAATCAACCTGGCAATTACTTCgtacaaaactaaaaaaagcaCAATCTTCTGATCGACTTGTTGGACGGAGAGGGGaggatgtaaaaataaattcttgCAGGATAAATAAATATCTAAGtagtggagagaaaaaattactgtcccccccctcaaaaaaaaaaaaaaaaaaaaaaaaaaaaaaaaaaaaaaaaacagtttcaaATGAGTCACATTTGTGGTTATTTCattttatgctttttttttaaatttgtcattACAAAATGAATCTCTACTGAAGATTTTTCAATATCACTAATGAAAAAAGCATtcacaaaggaaaaaaaaaaaaaaaaaatacaatttttttcatcaagcaGAGTTGTAGAAGCACATGGCCTTTTCATATTTAAGTCGAGATAAaagaatttcaattaaaaataccACAAGAATAAACTgaataaatgtataaaaaaaatactcaccTCTAAAATGATGGAAGTACAGCCctagattaaaaagaaaattaacaacAACTAGGATAAAACAAATTATAATGAAGCACTGAGATTAAAAAACAATACTTGGTTGCAGTTGCTCAGTTGCAAACTGCAAGGGGAAGAGAGCTCAAGAGAACAATTAACACTGAGCACAGGGGTGAAAGTCTATTATGTGATCTACCTGAAGAGAggccaaaaaacaaaaaacctaGCCCCAGGGGATTTCTTGCAAATATCAGAAGAGAGAGGCTACTGGCTACCCATAACAAGGCAGGCAATATTAcctgaatggaaaaaaaaataaaagattttcTCACCACTGGTCATGAATGGGATTTTACAGTTTGAATTTATCTCACAGGAAGGGGGCGGGGTAAGAGGTGAGACTTGTTGCCAAACAGTGCACATAAAACACCAGCATAAATCAATATGTCCAATGGGTTGGACTGGTCAGGTCTGTTTTGCTCTttgtttttaggaaaaatattttctagatTATTGGCACTTCAGAGTCTCATTGAATGTGTGTGGTTCTAAtatctcttaaaaatattgtttcTTTGTAATGGGTTAATAAGGGTTTTTGGAAACAAAAGTACAGGACTAAGCATGAAATTAGTATTCCAAAGACCGGTCAAAATGGAATTTTCCatcaaattaaattaatattgCTCTAAGCTGTCTGGAAAAAGTGTGTAAGAAAAGTATACAAATTTCGTCAAGACTTAATACTTACTTCATAtttaatattcataacttgattttaattttttttttcacaattattGATTTATAACATGGTccagagaatttttaaaataaagttggAAACACCTGGAACTTTACTTGAGGATAATTTTCACACAGTATTGATAAGCATGGTTAAGCATGGACAAGTGAAGAAATCACCATGAATATGTAGCTTTTGAAACAATAAGACTATGCAACAGGtaggaaaattgaaaacttcttgctttgaaaagataaaaaaaattgatcactgCCTACATAGTTTCGAGAGATAATAATTAAGTAAAAGTTCCTTGCATGGAAATTatacaaatttcaagctataactGACAACTAAGCTAGATAGAGACAATTGAAAAACTTTTAGCCACTATCACACCATCCAAACAGTGAACGACATGATAACTGGGATGACTTGTCACATCTGATACTACACTCAGGACGCCAATTATCAGGTCTCAATTGAACTCTATTTACTCAAGAGCCCCTTCCAATATGCTCGACATAGATATGTTCAGGAGAGCAATGACCAAGACAACCGGGCCACAATTGGCTTTCCTTGAGTTTCGGACTCAAGGGACAGGGATCAAGGGTCAATTGAAGATAGGGGTGAAATCAAGCTctcacccctcccccttcagAGCCTAGTCGATTCTCCCTCACCCTCATAGAGGCACACACATATTGATGGTTTGACTCTAAAAACCATGAGCTTTAATTGCAGCGTTTCTGAATCTCTCATAAATTCTATCACctgttttaaagaaaagaaagtacCATTGGAGTAtgaaattttccacattttctttCAACATTTCGTGATTGCACGAAAAAAGTTTTCAGCCATGATGTGGAttagctttccttaaaaaaaggtcacaaaatttttgaaacgctGTAattgagatacatggttttgtaGTGTAACCACTGATTACATATTACTAGAAtatgtatttcaaaattttgatgagccgCAAAAAAGGCTAATTTATACATTCTAGGTTTGGTTTTGAACCAGGCACTTAAAATTACGGTCTTAAGTTTGAGGTAATACTAAAGATATAGTACAAATTCAAAAAGCTTTATTGGTGATTGCACAAATACTAAAAATTAACATCTTGTGTAAACtgactgaaaaaaagaggacGAAGGTAAATGTTCTCAGAAATCCTAAACTGAGACTGTTTTCAGAGCGGAGTCTTAAGAAACAggaagtaattttttaaaaaaattgatggaaaacaCAGAAGTTTTGAAGCGTTATGAAATACAATAGGATAAATAAAACATTGGTGCCAATAAAATTTATAgtaaagactgaaaaaaattcacggatCCTTTTACTGAAGGGGGAAAAACTAGATTTCATTGTTTAAGAgtagaaaaacgaaaaaaagtgaGTGATATTGGGCAGACCGACTCAGCCCTAAAAACAGCCATCTGACAAGGTATTGAGACAATGTGCTTGGAGTACTCTCCtacatgttttacatgaaaaaagtACATCAAATTTTATCATGGTTaaacaagggaaaaaaaaaaaaaaaaaaaaaaaaaaaaaaaaaacaaaccaataaaatatgttaattaaagttaaaaatgatTAACAAAAATTTAGATCCTGAATGGCACACAATATTTTGATTGGAATATTCTTAACAGAGAAAAGATTATGAAATGagacaaaaagggaaaaatggGGGAAAGAAGAAAACAGGGATTCATGCAAGACTAGAGAGAGCGAGACAGGTTATAGCTTTTGGATGGACGAATGAAgagcatacaattttttttagattagtaaataaatatttttaaatatcactGGGAAAAGTGTTCAAGGATTGAACACACACAAAGAAAGCATGAAGAAATGAACAATAATCACAATTTGCTCGAACTGATAATGTATCTAAGACATATTGACGAGCGGAATTTACACGATTGTCTTCATGGAGCTCATGGATTTAATTCTATAGGCTGCAGAGTAAAATTCAATGTTATATGGTGATTTTGAGAATGATTGATACCCATATCTTATCAGAAAACATGGTTGAAAAACGAAACCtctattttctcagtttcataGTTTTGAAAAGGGAAAAGTCCAAAATTTTATGAGTAAGCGCTCTTGCATCTGCTGTTAATAATTGAAAACCATGCCGGGAGAAGGGCTTATCTCGAAATATACccttctttacttttttttcttttcctttttcaatcTATTACTGgctttcaaaactttaaaacccgaattgaaaaaattacctttggtTTAGCCAATGGGTGCACATGGATTGTTGGGAcaccatttcaaattttcaaatgcatttttctcgaaACGCTGCACCTTCTACATACATCCTTAATTAACGCCTGggctcatgaaatttcaaacttcCATCTTTTCGAAAAGGATTTTTGTCCTTTTAAAACACTAGATTCCAATGCAGATTCATACTTGAAGAACAAGAGTTACAAAAAGCTAATTCAATAATAAGAGATTGACAATCAAGTATTATAGAGAAAGAAGTTGATTGGATAATTCATTATTAATTCATAAAATCAGGAATACATAGGAcgaacaaaatgtaaaagaaaggaagagggaaaaaagaagaaacacgATAAAATTAAACTAGAAAAAATCCTGCAGGAGGAATATTTGGCACAAAATCACAGGACACCacacaatttttgactaaatacCAAAGAATTTTGATTATCAAAGAAATGACTATTTAATGGACGTAATAACTGGTTTTGCATAGCTCTTTAATACCATTATTGTTTTTAAAGGGCTACACAGATTATACTTACTAATATGATatgcaaacaaaaaaacattttagggTATAATAGGAGTTTTTGTGATGGGTTTTATCTCCTTTAATTTCTAGGAGGTTTCCACACAGTTAATGTATGGACTATCGAGGGATctaataattgaaataaaattgcgatagcTGAATGCTTAGGAGGAACTTTTAAGTCTCCAAACTTTTCAATGGAAGCACAATAAAAGTTGAGGAGCTGAAAATATCTAAAGTGGAGTCTTAGTTCTTTATACATTTGCCCATACACTTATTTTTGTTGATTGATTTTGAAGGAGCATTGCATGagctcaaaattaatttttgggtTAACATCCTTTTAAGTTCAGAAGATTCATTGATCGCTTAAAACCTTTAAtgaatataaaatcataaacaTTTGATAAAGTTAAGCtgaaaaatgacacaaattATACCACAAAATGTTTTAACATAAATTTTGCACTCCCAGAAATTCAGAATTGGTAGCACAGACTTTTTAAGGAAACTAAATACTTTTGTAGCATGGTAAATTTGATCTGATAATCTCTTTAAgaatgaaatcaaaagaaaataaaatttgttcacCAGC
This window of the Bemisia tabaci chromosome 3, PGI_BMITA_v3 genome carries:
- the LOC109030971 gene encoding E3 ubiquitin-protein ligase rnf8 isoform X1, giving the protein METKMTDFLNYSVKELQCSICNELFIQPRIINCGHIICLFCLMEWKKEQKNCPLCRCLITSHCRCPTIDNIIDGIVRRFPESQKEERFKAVSSRDDVSTTPTIPPSLDTGNRLHSNLPESRSAMAYIYTSIFNRPEYLNDFEVSS
- the LOC109030971 gene encoding E3 ubiquitin-protein ligase rnf8 isoform X2, whose amino-acid sequence is METKMTDFLNYSVKELQCSICNELFIQPRIINCGHIICLFCLMEWKKEQKNCPLCRCLITSHCRCPTIDNIIDGIVRRFPESQKEERFKAVSSRDDVSTTPTIPPSLDTGNRYVTALVVRC